One genomic segment of Methylocystis bryophila includes these proteins:
- a CDS encoding MbtH family protein: MSWEEDETMVYKVVVNHEEQYSIWPDYKEIPDGWRAVGKIGLKPECLSYIKEVWTDMRPLSLRKQMAEAESKIR, encoded by the coding sequence ATGTCTTGGGAAGAAGACGAAACGATGGTCTACAAAGTCGTCGTGAACCATGAAGAGCAATATTCGATCTGGCCTGACTACAAGGAGATTCCCGACGGCTGGCGTGCTGTTGGCAAAATTGGTCTCAAGCCCGAATGCCTCTCCTACATCAAAGAAGTGTGGACGGATATGCGGCCACTCAGCTTGCGCAAGCAAATGGCGGAAGCGGAGTCGAAAATTAGGTGA